One part of the Arabidopsis thaliana chromosome 4, partial sequence genome encodes these proteins:
- the TLP1 gene encoding THAUMATIN-LIKE PROTEIN 1: MIITVLHSHVSFYFIILSFLFFHGSDGATITIVNRCSFTVWPGILSNSGSGDIGTTGFELVPGGSRSFQAPASWSGRFWARTGCNFNSDTGQGTCLTGDCGSNQVECNGAGAKPPATLAEFTIGSGPADPARKQDFYDVSLVDGYNVPMLVEASGGSEGTCLTTGCVTDLNQKCPTELRFGSGSACKSACEAFGSPEYCCSGAYASPTECKPSMYSEIFKSACPRSYSYAFDDATTKNRQRMGGEMAVDQYKPHRHHYRRGCPMSSPLIPQMFSLPNIYSSLLFFFFCIFDIFVSHFRVYIFYPITFLCFMIMIMHIDEHLI, encoded by the exons ATGATCATAACAGTCCTTCATTCTCATGTCTCATTCTATTTCATCATCCTtagcttcctcttcttccatg GAAGTGATGGTGCTACAATAACCATCGTAAATCGATGCAGCTTCACCGTGTGGCCGGGAATTTTGTCCAACTCCGGAAGCGGCGATATAGGCACCACCGGCTTCGAGCTCGTTCCCGGTGGTTCACGTTCGTTCCAAGCTCCAGCTAGCTGGTCAGGTCGGTTTTGGGCACGAACCGGTTGCAACTTCAACTCAGACACAGGACAAGGCACCTGCCTAACCGGGGACTGCGGCTCTAACCAGGTCGAATGTAACGGTGCAGGAGCAAAACCGCCCGCTACACTCGCCGAATTCACAATCGGGTCAGGTCCAGCAGACCCGGCCCGTAAACAAGACTTCTACGACGTAAGCCTCGTGGACGGTTACAACGTTCCCATGTTGGTGGAAGCAAGTGGCGGGTCAGAAGGTACTTGCTTAACCACGGGATGCGTAACggatctaaaccaaaaatgtcCAACGGAGCTCCGGTTCGGGTCCGGGTCAGCATGCAAAAGCGCGTGTGAGGCTTTTGGTAGTCCAGAATATTGTTGTAGTGGCGCGTACGCCTCACCCACCGAGTGTAAACCATCGATGTACTCGGAGATATTCAAATCTGCGTGTCCAAGATCATATAGCTACGCGTTCGACGATGCTACAA CCAAAAATCGGCAGCGAATGGGTGGAGAGATGGCGGTGGATCAGTACAAACCTCACCGTCACCATTATCGACGTGGTTGTCCGATGTCTTCACCTCTGATTCCTCAAATGTTCAGTCTTCCCAATATTTACTCAtctttactatttttcttcttctgcatttttgatatttttgtttctcatttccGGGTGTATATTTTCTATCCtataacatttttatgtttcatGATTATGATTATGCACATTGATGAACATTTAatttaa
- the TLP1 gene encoding THAUMATIN-LIKE PROTEIN 1 → MIITVLHSHVSFYFIILSFLFFHALHLVGSDGATITIVNRCSFTVWPGILSNSGSGDIGTTGFELVPGGSRSFQAPASWSGRFWARTGCNFNSDTGQGTCLTGDCGSNQVECNGAGAKPPATLAEFTIGSGPADPARKQDFYDVSLVDGYNVPMLVEASGGSEGTCLTTGCVTDLNQKCPTELRFGSGSACKSACEAFGSPEYCCSGAYASPTECKPSMYSEIFKSACPRSYSYAFDDATTKNRQRMGGEMAVDQYKPHRHHYRRGCPMSSPLIPQMFSLPNIYSSLLFFFFCIFDIFVSHFRVYIFYPITFLCFMIMIMHIDEHLI, encoded by the exons ATGATCATAACAGTCCTTCATTCTCATGTCTCATTCTATTTCATCATCCTtagcttcctcttcttccatg CATTGCATTTGGTAGGAAGTGATGGTGCTACAATAACCATCGTAAATCGATGCAGCTTCACCGTGTGGCCGGGAATTTTGTCCAACTCCGGAAGCGGCGATATAGGCACCACCGGCTTCGAGCTCGTTCCCGGTGGTTCACGTTCGTTCCAAGCTCCAGCTAGCTGGTCAGGTCGGTTTTGGGCACGAACCGGTTGCAACTTCAACTCAGACACAGGACAAGGCACCTGCCTAACCGGGGACTGCGGCTCTAACCAGGTCGAATGTAACGGTGCAGGAGCAAAACCGCCCGCTACACTCGCCGAATTCACAATCGGGTCAGGTCCAGCAGACCCGGCCCGTAAACAAGACTTCTACGACGTAAGCCTCGTGGACGGTTACAACGTTCCCATGTTGGTGGAAGCAAGTGGCGGGTCAGAAGGTACTTGCTTAACCACGGGATGCGTAACggatctaaaccaaaaatgtcCAACGGAGCTCCGGTTCGGGTCCGGGTCAGCATGCAAAAGCGCGTGTGAGGCTTTTGGTAGTCCAGAATATTGTTGTAGTGGCGCGTACGCCTCACCCACCGAGTGTAAACCATCGATGTACTCGGAGATATTCAAATCTGCGTGTCCAAGATCATATAGCTACGCGTTCGACGATGCTACAA CCAAAAATCGGCAGCGAATGGGTGGAGAGATGGCGGTGGATCAGTACAAACCTCACCGTCACCATTATCGACGTGGTTGTCCGATGTCTTCACCTCTGATTCCTCAAATGTTCAGTCTTCCCAATATTTACTCAtctttactatttttcttcttctgcatttttgatatttttgtttctcatttccGGGTGTATATTTTCTATCCtataacatttttatgtttcatGATTATGATTATGCACATTGATGAACATTTAatttaa
- the TLP1 gene encoding THAUMATIN-LIKE PROTEIN 1, with the protein MIITVLHSHVSFYFIILSFLFFHGSDGATITIVNRCSFTVWPGILSNSGSGDIGTTGFELVPGGSRSFQAPASWSGRFWARTGCNFNSDTGQGTCLTGDCGSNQVECNGAGAKPPATLAEFTIGSGPADPARKQDFYDVSLVDGYNVPMLVEASGGSEGTCLTTGCVTDLNQKCPTELRFGSGSACKSACEAFGSPEYCCSGAYASPTECKPSMYSEIFKSACPRSYSYAFDDATSTFTCTDADYTITFCPSLPSQKSAANGWRDGGGSVQTSPSPLSTWLSDVFTSDSSNVQSSQYLLIFTIFLLLHF; encoded by the exons ATGATCATAACAGTCCTTCATTCTCATGTCTCATTCTATTTCATCATCCTtagcttcctcttcttccatg GAAGTGATGGTGCTACAATAACCATCGTAAATCGATGCAGCTTCACCGTGTGGCCGGGAATTTTGTCCAACTCCGGAAGCGGCGATATAGGCACCACCGGCTTCGAGCTCGTTCCCGGTGGTTCACGTTCGTTCCAAGCTCCAGCTAGCTGGTCAGGTCGGTTTTGGGCACGAACCGGTTGCAACTTCAACTCAGACACAGGACAAGGCACCTGCCTAACCGGGGACTGCGGCTCTAACCAGGTCGAATGTAACGGTGCAGGAGCAAAACCGCCCGCTACACTCGCCGAATTCACAATCGGGTCAGGTCCAGCAGACCCGGCCCGTAAACAAGACTTCTACGACGTAAGCCTCGTGGACGGTTACAACGTTCCCATGTTGGTGGAAGCAAGTGGCGGGTCAGAAGGTACTTGCTTAACCACGGGATGCGTAACggatctaaaccaaaaatgtcCAACGGAGCTCCGGTTCGGGTCCGGGTCAGCATGCAAAAGCGCGTGTGAGGCTTTTGGTAGTCCAGAATATTGTTGTAGTGGCGCGTACGCCTCACCCACCGAGTGTAAACCATCGATGTACTCGGAGATATTCAAATCTGCGTGTCCAAGATCATATAGCTACGCGTTCGACGATGCTACAAGTACGTTCACATGCACTGATGCTGATTACACCATCACTTTTTGCCCTTCCTTGCCTAG CCAAAAATCGGCAGCGAATGGGTGGAGAGATGGCGGTGGATCAGTACAAACCTCACCGTCACCATTATCGACGTGGTTGTCCGATGTCTTCACCTCTGATTCCTCAAATGTTCAGTCTTCCCAATATTTACTCAtctttactatttttcttcttctgcatttttga
- the TLP1 gene encoding THAUMATIN-LIKE PROTEIN 1 (THAUMATIN-LIKE PROTEIN 1 (TLP1); FUNCTIONS IN: molecular_function unknown; INVOLVED IN: response to ethylene stimulus, response to other organism, induced systemic resistance, response to bacterium; LOCATED IN: endomembrane system; EXPRESSED IN: root vascular system; CONTAINS InterPro DOMAIN/s: Thaumatin, pathogenesis-related (InterPro:IPR001938); BEST Arabidopsis thaliana protein match is: Pathogenesis-related thaumatin superfamily protein (TAIR:AT4G38660.1); Has 1607 Blast hits to 1581 proteins in 180 species: Archae - 0; Bacteria - 47; Metazoa - 54; Fungi - 78; Plants - 1413; Viruses - 3; Other Eukaryotes - 12 (source: NCBI BLink).), translating to MIITVLHSHVSFYFIILSFLFFHALHLVGSDGATITIVNRCSFTVWPGILSNSGSGDIGTTGFELVPGGSRSFQAPASWSGRFWARTGCNFNSDTGQGTCLTGDCGSNQVECNGAGAKPPATLAEFTIGSGPADPARKQDFYDVSLVDGYNVPMLVEASGGSEGTCLTTGCVTDLNQKCPTELRFGSGSACKSACEAFGSPEYCCSGAYASPTECKPSMYSEIFKSACPRSYSYAFDDATSTFTCTDADYTITFCPSLPSQKSAANGWRDGGGSVQTSPSPLSTWLSDVFTSDSSNVQSSQYLLIFTIFLLLHF from the exons ATGATCATAACAGTCCTTCATTCTCATGTCTCATTCTATTTCATCATCCTtagcttcctcttcttccatg CATTGCATTTGGTAGGAAGTGATGGTGCTACAATAACCATCGTAAATCGATGCAGCTTCACCGTGTGGCCGGGAATTTTGTCCAACTCCGGAAGCGGCGATATAGGCACCACCGGCTTCGAGCTCGTTCCCGGTGGTTCACGTTCGTTCCAAGCTCCAGCTAGCTGGTCAGGTCGGTTTTGGGCACGAACCGGTTGCAACTTCAACTCAGACACAGGACAAGGCACCTGCCTAACCGGGGACTGCGGCTCTAACCAGGTCGAATGTAACGGTGCAGGAGCAAAACCGCCCGCTACACTCGCCGAATTCACAATCGGGTCAGGTCCAGCAGACCCGGCCCGTAAACAAGACTTCTACGACGTAAGCCTCGTGGACGGTTACAACGTTCCCATGTTGGTGGAAGCAAGTGGCGGGTCAGAAGGTACTTGCTTAACCACGGGATGCGTAACggatctaaaccaaaaatgtcCAACGGAGCTCCGGTTCGGGTCCGGGTCAGCATGCAAAAGCGCGTGTGAGGCTTTTGGTAGTCCAGAATATTGTTGTAGTGGCGCGTACGCCTCACCCACCGAGTGTAAACCATCGATGTACTCGGAGATATTCAAATCTGCGTGTCCAAGATCATATAGCTACGCGTTCGACGATGCTACAAGTACGTTCACATGCACTGATGCTGATTACACCATCACTTTTTGCCCTTCCTTGCCTAG CCAAAAATCGGCAGCGAATGGGTGGAGAGATGGCGGTGGATCAGTACAAACCTCACCGTCACCATTATCGACGTGGTTGTCCGATGTCTTCACCTCTGATTCCTCAAATGTTCAGTCTTCCCAATATTTACTCAtctttactatttttcttcttctgcatttttga
- the TLP1 gene encoding THAUMATIN-LIKE PROTEIN 1 yields the protein MIITVLHSHVSFYFIILSFLFFHALHLVGSDGATITIVNRCSFTVWPGILSNSGSGDIGTTGFELVPGGSRSFQAPASWSGRFWARTGCNFNSDTGQGTCLTGDCGSNQVECNGAGAKPPATLAEFTIGSGPADPARKQDFYDVSLVDGYNVPMLVEASGGSEGTCLTTGCVTDLNQKCPTELRFGSGSACKSACEAFGSPEYCCSGAYASPTECKPSMYSEIFKSACPRSYSYAFDDATSTFTCTDADYTITFCPSLPR from the exons ATGATCATAACAGTCCTTCATTCTCATGTCTCATTCTATTTCATCATCCTtagcttcctcttcttccatg CATTGCATTTGGTAGGAAGTGATGGTGCTACAATAACCATCGTAAATCGATGCAGCTTCACCGTGTGGCCGGGAATTTTGTCCAACTCCGGAAGCGGCGATATAGGCACCACCGGCTTCGAGCTCGTTCCCGGTGGTTCACGTTCGTTCCAAGCTCCAGCTAGCTGGTCAGGTCGGTTTTGGGCACGAACCGGTTGCAACTTCAACTCAGACACAGGACAAGGCACCTGCCTAACCGGGGACTGCGGCTCTAACCAGGTCGAATGTAACGGTGCAGGAGCAAAACCGCCCGCTACACTCGCCGAATTCACAATCGGGTCAGGTCCAGCAGACCCGGCCCGTAAACAAGACTTCTACGACGTAAGCCTCGTGGACGGTTACAACGTTCCCATGTTGGTGGAAGCAAGTGGCGGGTCAGAAGGTACTTGCTTAACCACGGGATGCGTAACggatctaaaccaaaaatgtcCAACGGAGCTCCGGTTCGGGTCCGGGTCAGCATGCAAAAGCGCGTGTGAGGCTTTTGGTAGTCCAGAATATTGTTGTAGTGGCGCGTACGCCTCACCCACCGAGTGTAAACCATCGATGTACTCGGAGATATTCAAATCTGCGTGTCCAAGATCATATAGCTACGCGTTCGACGATGCTACAAGTACGTTCACATGCACTGATGCTGATTACACCATCACTTTTTGCCCTTCCTTGCCTAGGTAG
- the TLP1 gene encoding THAUMATIN-LIKE PROTEIN 1 → MIITVLHSHVSFYFIILSFLFFHGSDGATITIVNRCSFTVWPGILSNSGSGDIGTTGFELVPGGSRSFQAPASWSGRFWARTGCNFNSDTGQGTCLTGDCGSNQVECNGAGAKPPATLAEFTIGSGPADPARKQDFYDVSLVDGYNVPMLVEASGGSEGTCLTTGCVTDLNQKCPTELRFGSGSACKSACEAFGSPEYCCSGAYASPTECKPSMYSEIFKSACPRSYSYAFDDATSTFTCTDADYTITFCPSLPR, encoded by the exons ATGATCATAACAGTCCTTCATTCTCATGTCTCATTCTATTTCATCATCCTtagcttcctcttcttccatg GAAGTGATGGTGCTACAATAACCATCGTAAATCGATGCAGCTTCACCGTGTGGCCGGGAATTTTGTCCAACTCCGGAAGCGGCGATATAGGCACCACCGGCTTCGAGCTCGTTCCCGGTGGTTCACGTTCGTTCCAAGCTCCAGCTAGCTGGTCAGGTCGGTTTTGGGCACGAACCGGTTGCAACTTCAACTCAGACACAGGACAAGGCACCTGCCTAACCGGGGACTGCGGCTCTAACCAGGTCGAATGTAACGGTGCAGGAGCAAAACCGCCCGCTACACTCGCCGAATTCACAATCGGGTCAGGTCCAGCAGACCCGGCCCGTAAACAAGACTTCTACGACGTAAGCCTCGTGGACGGTTACAACGTTCCCATGTTGGTGGAAGCAAGTGGCGGGTCAGAAGGTACTTGCTTAACCACGGGATGCGTAACggatctaaaccaaaaatgtcCAACGGAGCTCCGGTTCGGGTCCGGGTCAGCATGCAAAAGCGCGTGTGAGGCTTTTGGTAGTCCAGAATATTGTTGTAGTGGCGCGTACGCCTCACCCACCGAGTGTAAACCATCGATGTACTCGGAGATATTCAAATCTGCGTGTCCAAGATCATATAGCTACGCGTTCGACGATGCTACAAGTACGTTCACATGCACTGATGCTGATTACACCATCACTTTTTGCCCTTCCTTGCCTAGGTAG